From a single Cytophagales bacterium WSM2-2 genomic region:
- a CDS encoding aminopeptidase, translating to MIRKILLALLVIITVLVIWQWSLVNYGIRMGYGQLKIIWGAKPVETFLNDPVFPDSLKAKLHLIEEIRKYAIDSLGLKDTENYKTMYDQRDQELMWVVQACGPFELKPKLWHFPVVGDMPYKGFFEKEKALAERKRLLDENYDVSVRNPGGWSTLGWFTDPILSGMLKRDEGDLAGLIIHEMVHSTIFIKNNTDFNENLASFIGDTAAYYFLASKYGKTSKQYIQYLHEDQDYRTYSRHILRGTKALDSLYQSLGGAEPLESKKEKKKQMIQRIVKNIDTLSLFEKRNSSGWLPNNTYFMSFHLYQSKQKDLEEEFDAKFKGNLKAYIKHLADHHPFE from the coding sequence ATGATCAGAAAAATTCTTCTCGCTCTGCTGGTGATCATCACAGTCCTCGTGATCTGGCAATGGTCGCTCGTTAACTATGGAATTCGAATGGGTTATGGCCAATTAAAAATAATCTGGGGCGCCAAGCCTGTAGAGACTTTTTTGAACGACCCAGTCTTTCCGGACTCACTCAAAGCTAAACTCCACCTGATCGAAGAAATCAGAAAGTACGCGATCGATTCACTTGGTCTGAAAGACACGGAGAATTACAAAACAATGTACGACCAGCGCGACCAGGAGTTAATGTGGGTAGTGCAGGCTTGCGGTCCGTTTGAATTGAAACCAAAGCTTTGGCATTTTCCTGTAGTGGGTGACATGCCCTACAAAGGTTTTTTTGAAAAAGAGAAAGCACTTGCTGAACGTAAAAGATTATTGGATGAGAATTATGATGTAAGTGTTCGAAACCCTGGAGGCTGGAGCACACTCGGCTGGTTTACGGATCCTATTCTGAGCGGCATGCTGAAGCGAGATGAGGGCGATCTTGCAGGTTTGATCATTCACGAAATGGTGCACTCTACCATATTCATCAAGAACAATACAGACTTCAACGAAAACCTTGCATCCTTCATCGGTGACACTGCAGCGTATTACTTTCTGGCCAGTAAGTATGGAAAAACATCAAAGCAATACATCCAGTACTTGCACGAAGACCAGGACTACCGGACCTATAGCCGTCACATTTTGAGAGGTACAAAGGCGCTTGATAGCTTATACCAATCATTGGGTGGAGCCGAACCTTTAGAATCAAAGAAGGAAAAGAAAAAACAGATGATCCAGCGAATCGTGAAGAACATAGATACACTATCCTTATTTGAAAAACGAAATTCGTCCGGGTGGCTTCCGAATAACACCTACTTCATGTCATTTCACCTGTATCAATCGAAGCAAAAAGATTTAGAAGAAGAGTTCGATGCCAAATTCAAAGGAAACCTTAAGGCTTATATCAAACACCTCGCTGACCACCATCCTTTTGAATAG
- the phoP gene encoding DNA-binding response regulator, translating into MANKPAHKVLVVDDEEPILELLKYNLEKQGFDVRTATDGQVAVDVAKKFHPDLVLLDIMMPKVDGVEACRQLRAMPELVNTYIVFLTARAEEYSEVAAFDVGADDYILKPIKPRALMSRISALFRRDNAKKNTSNQIKAGDLLIDRTSYTVKLNGKEISLPKKEFELLFFLAQNPNKVFTRDDLLQNIWGADVYVLSRTVDVHIRKVREKIGEECIATVKGVGYKFNIS; encoded by the coding sequence ATGGCCAATAAGCCTGCGCACAAAGTTTTAGTGGTAGATGATGAAGAGCCTATCCTTGAACTTTTGAAATACAACCTCGAAAAACAAGGATTTGACGTACGCACTGCCACTGACGGGCAGGTAGCTGTTGACGTGGCCAAAAAATTTCATCCGGATTTAGTGCTACTGGACATCATGATGCCAAAAGTAGATGGTGTTGAAGCTTGCCGCCAGCTACGCGCCATGCCGGAATTGGTAAACACTTATATCGTTTTCCTTACTGCCAGAGCCGAAGAATATTCTGAGGTTGCTGCATTTGATGTTGGCGCTGACGATTATATCCTCAAGCCGATCAAGCCACGCGCATTGATGAGCCGCATCAGTGCACTTTTTCGCAGGGATAACGCCAAGAAAAATACCTCCAATCAAATCAAAGCTGGTGACTTATTGATCGACCGCACCAGTTACACCGTAAAGCTGAACGGAAAAGAGATAAGTCTTCCCAAAAAAGAATTCGAGTTGTTATTCTTCCTGGCTCAAAATCCCAACAAGGTTTTCACGCGCGATGACCTCCTGCAAAACATCTGGGGTGCTGACGTGTATGTGCTTTCGCGTACAGTCGATGTGCATATCCGTAAAGTCCGTGAGAAAATCGGTGAGGAATGTATCGCCACAGTAAAAGGCGTTGGCTATAAATTTAACATAAGCTAA
- a CDS encoding two-component sensor histidine kinase, whose protein sequence is MVYSARILALLLAVSIALVTALFLSLVQSVDFSALLLASLISFSTSYILTYAVLEFLFFRGINKIDKMMGKLLKKELKNISHNKSEGLDPFERLNDEISAFALLKQKEIEELKKLEAFRKEFIADVSHELKTPIFAAQGFVHTLLDGAVNDKNVRGKFLKKAAKSLDGLDSLVQDLLTLSQIETGDIKMKFDRTDLFKLSEEVLDQFEEKAEQKNITLKLIPDKHSKIWVHADEQRIEQVITNLVSNAINYTPDGGHVTVSFDVGKKNVTTFVTDTGEGIPPQHFHRIFERFYRVDKSRSREKGGTGLGLAIVKHILEGHSSKAEVESEVGKGSTFSFKLSRSKEDSED, encoded by the coding sequence ATGGTATACAGCGCCCGTATTCTTGCCTTGCTTCTGGCCGTTTCCATCGCGCTAGTGACTGCATTATTTCTTTCACTGGTACAAAGCGTGGACTTCAGCGCGTTGTTGCTGGCCTCCCTCATCAGCTTTTCAACATCTTATATTCTGACCTATGCCGTGCTGGAGTTCCTTTTCTTCCGCGGCATCAACAAAATCGATAAGATGATGGGCAAGCTTCTTAAAAAAGAACTTAAAAATATCTCACACAATAAATCCGAAGGCCTTGACCCCTTTGAACGACTGAATGACGAAATCTCAGCGTTCGCTTTGCTAAAGCAGAAGGAAATTGAGGAACTCAAAAAACTGGAAGCCTTCCGCAAAGAATTCATCGCAGACGTATCGCATGAACTTAAGACACCCATTTTCGCAGCACAGGGTTTTGTTCACACGTTGCTCGATGGTGCCGTAAACGACAAAAATGTACGCGGGAAATTTTTGAAGAAAGCCGCCAAAAGTCTCGATGGCCTTGATTCTCTTGTGCAAGACTTACTGACACTTTCACAAATCGAAACGGGAGATATTAAAATGAAATTCGACCGGACGGATTTGTTCAAACTGTCCGAAGAAGTACTTGATCAATTCGAAGAAAAAGCAGAACAAAAGAACATCACTCTAAAATTAATCCCGGATAAACATTCTAAGATCTGGGTACATGCTGATGAACAAAGGATAGAACAAGTAATTACCAATCTCGTCTCCAACGCTATCAACTATACACCTGACGGTGGTCATGTCACAGTAAGTTTTGATGTGGGGAAGAAAAATGTAACTACGTTCGTGACTGACACCGGTGAAGGGATTCCTCCACAACATTTCCATCGTATTTTCGAACGGTTCTATCGTGTGGACAAAAGTCGTAGCCGCGAGAAAGGTGGAACAGGCCTTGGGCTGGCAATTGTAAAACACATCCTCGAAGGGCACAGCAGCAAAGCAGAAGTGGAAAGCGAAGTTGGCAAAGGTTCTACTTTCAGTTTTAAACTTTCGCGCTCGAAAGAAGACAGCGAGGATTAG
- the rplM gene encoding 50S ribosomal protein L13 — protein sequence MDQYSYKTIFANKGTAEKSWVLVDAKDQVIGRLASQVARVLRGKNKTSYTPNTDMGDHVVIINADKVKMTGKKWNNRRIFTYSGYPGGQRQLSPKEISEKNPARLVELSVRGMLPKNTMGRQLFRSLHVYAGTEHPHTANQPKELKF from the coding sequence GTGGATCAGTACAGTTACAAAACTATTTTCGCCAACAAGGGCACAGCAGAGAAAAGCTGGGTTTTGGTGGACGCTAAAGACCAAGTAATAGGCCGTTTGGCCAGCCAGGTAGCACGTGTTCTGCGCGGCAAAAACAAAACAAGTTATACACCTAATACCGACATGGGCGATCATGTAGTGATCATCAATGCTGACAAAGTAAAGATGACCGGTAAAAAGTGGAATAATCGTAGAATTTTCACCTATTCAGGATACCCGGGAGGTCAGCGCCAGTTATCCCCTAAGGAAATCAGCGAGAAAAACCCGGCTCGTTTAGTTGAACTTTCTGTGAGAGGAATGCTTCCTAAAAACACCATGGGCCGTCAGTTATTCCGCAGTTTGCATGTTTATGCAGGCACTGAACACCCTCATACTGCAAATCAACCTAAAGAATTAAAGTTCTGA
- the rpsI gene encoding 30S ribosomal protein S9, which translates to MEIINTIGRRKTSIARVYVKPGKGQIVINERELKEYFPSEILQTTVKQALTISKSEGNYDVTVNVEGGGFKGQAEAIRLGIARALVNINTENRPALKKEGLLTRDSRMVERKKPGRRKARRRFQFSKR; encoded by the coding sequence ATGGAGATCATTAATACCATCGGAAGAAGAAAGACCTCAATCGCTCGCGTTTACGTGAAGCCGGGAAAAGGACAAATCGTAATCAACGAGAGAGAGTTAAAAGAGTATTTCCCTTCAGAAATTCTCCAAACGACTGTAAAACAGGCGTTGACCATCTCTAAATCAGAAGGAAACTATGATGTAACCGTAAATGTTGAAGGCGGTGGCTTCAAAGGCCAGGCCGAGGCAATCCGTTTAGGAATTGCAAGAGCATTGGTAAACATCAATACTGAGAATCGTCCCGCTTTGAAGAAAGAAGGCCTTCTCACCCGCGACTCACGCATGGTAGAACGTAAGAAGCCAGGTCGCAGAAAAGCACGTAGAAGATTCCAGTTCAGCAAGCGTTAA
- the rpsB gene encoding 30S ribosomal protein S2 — MAEQITTQNLMDAGVHFGHLTRKWNPKMSEYIYMENNGIHLIDLNKTIKCLEEAVYSIKNIVRSGRKIMFVATKKQAKDIVVSEATRLNMPYVTERWLGGMLTNFATIRKSLKRLSQIDKMMKDEAFENITKKEKLMLSREKAKLQKQLGGIADLNRLPAALFVIDVKREHIAVAEAQKLNIPVFAMVDTNSDPSDIDFPIPANDDAFKSISIITNYIGKNIEEALMERKKDKEEAGQKKEEDEKRKIDETVESH, encoded by the coding sequence ATGGCAGAGCAAATAACAACACAGAATTTGATGGATGCAGGTGTGCATTTTGGCCACCTTACCCGTAAGTGGAACCCTAAGATGTCTGAGTACATCTACATGGAAAACAACGGCATCCACCTGATTGATCTGAATAAGACTATCAAGTGCCTTGAGGAAGCTGTTTACTCCATCAAGAACATCGTTCGTTCCGGACGCAAGATCATGTTCGTAGCTACTAAGAAACAAGCGAAAGACATCGTGGTTTCTGAAGCTACTCGTTTGAACATGCCTTATGTAACTGAACGCTGGTTGGGTGGTATGCTGACCAACTTCGCTACAATCCGTAAATCATTGAAAAGATTGTCTCAGATCGATAAAATGATGAAGGACGAGGCTTTTGAAAACATTACGAAGAAAGAAAAACTTATGCTGTCTCGTGAGAAAGCAAAGCTTCAGAAGCAGTTGGGCGGTATTGCCGACCTGAACCGCTTGCCTGCAGCCTTGTTTGTCATCGATGTAAAGCGTGAGCACATTGCCGTAGCTGAAGCACAGAAGTTGAATATCCCTGTTTTCGCAATGGTGGATACCAATTCTGATCCTTCTGACATCGACTTCCCGATTCCTGCAAATGATGATGCTTTCAAGTCTATTTCAATCATCACCAATTATATCGGTAAGAACATAGAAGAAGCGTTGATGGAGCGTAAGAAAGACAAGGAAGAAGCTGGTCAGAAAAAAGAAGAGGACGAGAAGCGCAAGATTGACGAAACTGTAGAAAGCCATTAA
- the tsf gene encoding elongation factor Ts — protein sequence MITAQDVNKLRAMTGAGMMDCKKALTEADGDFEKAIEILRKKGQKVSASRSDKDAKEGSVFVKTSDDKKEAVLIALNCETDFVAKNEEFQNLGKLIAETAFAKKSADRDALLNEKAGNLTINEKITELVGKIGEKLEISAFVHMKGEAIVPYIHSGSKLGVLVSLKGVNGKDVTDAGKDVGMQIAAMNPVAVDETNVDKTVIEKELEIAKAQIIAEGKPANMVDKIAQGKLQKFFKDNTLVHQAFVKDSSKTVAQYLDSISKGLAVAEFKRVAIG from the coding sequence ATGATCACTGCACAAGACGTAAATAAACTCCGCGCCATGACCGGTGCGGGTATGATGGACTGCAAAAAAGCATTGACCGAAGCCGATGGTGACTTCGAAAAAGCAATTGAAATCCTAAGAAAGAAAGGCCAGAAAGTTTCTGCAAGCCGTTCTGACAAAGATGCCAAAGAAGGTTCTGTTTTTGTAAAAACCTCTGACGATAAGAAAGAAGCTGTCCTGATCGCTTTGAACTGTGAAACGGATTTCGTGGCAAAGAATGAAGAGTTTCAAAACCTCGGGAAGTTGATCGCTGAGACTGCGTTTGCTAAAAAATCTGCAGACAGAGATGCTTTGCTAAATGAAAAAGCAGGCAACCTTACCATCAATGAAAAGATCACCGAACTCGTTGGTAAGATTGGCGAAAAATTGGAGATCAGTGCCTTTGTACATATGAAAGGTGAAGCCATTGTTCCTTACATCCACTCCGGAAGCAAACTCGGAGTGCTGGTTTCATTGAAGGGTGTGAATGGAAAAGACGTAACGGATGCAGGCAAGGATGTAGGAATGCAGATTGCCGCTATGAATCCTGTTGCCGTTGACGAAACAAACGTAGACAAGACTGTCATTGAAAAAGAACTGGAGATTGCCAAAGCACAGATTATTGCTGAGGGCAAACCTGCCAACATGGTTGACAAAATAGCTCAGGGGAAACTGCAGAAGTTTTTCAAAGACAACACATTGGTTCACCAGGCATTCGTAAAAGACAGCTCTAAGACAGTAGCTCAGTACCTCGATAGTATCTCCAAAGGGCTTGCCGTTGCTGAGTTCAAGCGCGTTGCAATCGGATAA
- the gdhA_1 gene encoding glutamate dehydrogenase has protein sequence MAYIEPAPLLDKENPFEAMMSRFRTASQILGLEEEVYNVLKTPAKQVIVSLPVTMDDGSIKVFEGYRVVHSTILGPSKGGIRFDPHVNIDEVKALAAWMTWKCAVVDIPYGGAKGGVACNPREMSSGEIERLMRAYTQSMMDVFGPDQDIPAPDMGTGPREMAWLMDQYSRNKGMTVSAVVTGKPIVMGGSLGRTEATGRGVMVSALSAMEKLKINPYKATCAVQGFGNVGSWAARLLHERGLKVQAVSDLGGAYYNENGIDIEAAVKYRDSNKGSLEGFSNAERISGAEILTLPVDVLVPAATEDVITGSNAGNIKAKLIVEGANGPTSSKADSIIYDKGINVVPDILANAGGVTVSYFEWVQNRLGYKWTAERVNRRSDRIMKDAFDNVYKTALEYKVSLRIAAYMVAIDKVAKTYKFRGGY, from the coding sequence ATGGCTTACATAGAACCGGCTCCCCTCCTAGACAAAGAGAATCCTTTTGAAGCAATGATGTCGCGCTTTCGCACGGCTTCCCAGATTTTGGGATTGGAAGAAGAAGTTTACAATGTTTTGAAGACCCCTGCCAAGCAAGTGATCGTGTCTTTACCTGTGACGATGGACGATGGCAGTATTAAAGTATTCGAAGGATACCGGGTAGTTCACTCTACCATTCTCGGTCCTTCCAAAGGAGGTATACGATTTGATCCTCATGTTAATATTGACGAAGTAAAAGCACTGGCCGCCTGGATGACATGGAAGTGTGCGGTAGTGGATATTCCGTATGGCGGAGCCAAAGGTGGAGTTGCCTGCAATCCACGTGAAATGTCTTCCGGAGAAATTGAGCGCTTGATGAGAGCGTATACCCAATCTATGATGGACGTGTTCGGTCCTGATCAGGATATCCCGGCTCCAGACATGGGCACAGGTCCTCGCGAAATGGCCTGGCTAATGGACCAGTATTCACGGAACAAAGGAATGACAGTTTCTGCAGTTGTTACCGGTAAGCCGATTGTAATGGGTGGCTCTCTCGGTCGTACCGAAGCGACAGGCCGCGGTGTGATGGTGTCTGCACTGTCAGCCATGGAAAAATTAAAAATCAATCCTTATAAAGCTACTTGTGCCGTCCAGGGTTTTGGAAATGTTGGCTCGTGGGCCGCAAGATTATTACACGAGCGTGGACTGAAAGTTCAGGCAGTTAGCGATCTGGGCGGAGCTTACTACAATGAAAATGGCATTGATATCGAAGCCGCTGTAAAATACCGTGACTCTAACAAGGGATCTCTGGAAGGTTTTTCCAATGCAGAAAGAATTAGTGGAGCTGAGATTCTTACTCTTCCGGTGGATGTGTTAGTACCGGCTGCAACCGAAGATGTTATTACCGGAAGCAACGCGGGCAACATCAAAGCAAAATTGATCGTGGAGGGTGCCAATGGTCCGACTTCATCAAAAGCTGACAGTATCATCTATGACAAGGGAATCAATGTTGTTCCTGATATTCTGGCAAATGCCGGTGGTGTGACCGTATCTTACTTCGAGTGGGTACAAAACCGCCTTGGCTACAAATGGACTGCTGAGCGCGTAAACCGGAGAAGTGACCGGATCATGAAGGACGCCTTCGACAACGTTTACAAAACAGCACTTGAATACAAAGTATCGCTGCGTATTGCCGCTTATATGGTGGCCATCGACAAAGTAGCGAAGACTTACAAGTTCAGAGGAGGATATTAA
- the psd gene encoding phosphatidylserine decarboxylase — MTIHKEGRGLILWLTTILIIINAIIASIPGYFSPGVYSAIFYSVLTLSLIILVLIVQFFRNPIFEVTQNEKYVLAPADGKVVVIEETDEPEYLKSKRKQISIFMSPVNVHVNRMPVGGTISYAKYHPGKYLVAWHPKSSTENERTTIVAKMKNGNEILFRQIAGALARRIKYYVKEGQPLQQGEEFGFIKFGSRVDIFLPLNAKVNVAIGQVTKGGRTVIAELA, encoded by the coding sequence ATGACCATTCACAAAGAAGGACGGGGACTTATTCTTTGGCTCACCACCATTCTCATCATCATCAACGCAATCATAGCTTCTATACCGGGCTATTTTTCACCAGGTGTTTATTCAGCTATTTTCTACAGCGTATTAACACTCAGCCTGATCATCCTGGTGTTGATTGTTCAATTTTTCCGGAACCCCATCTTCGAGGTTACACAAAATGAAAAATATGTTCTCGCCCCAGCAGATGGAAAAGTGGTGGTAATCGAGGAAACAGACGAGCCGGAATACCTGAAGTCAAAGCGTAAGCAGATATCGATTTTTATGTCACCGGTAAATGTCCACGTCAATCGTATGCCGGTGGGCGGAACCATTTCATACGCTAAATATCACCCCGGTAAATACCTGGTTGCATGGCATCCCAAATCCAGCACCGAAAACGAACGAACAACCATCGTTGCTAAAATGAAAAACGGCAATGAAATTCTTTTCCGTCAGATTGCAGGCGCATTGGCAAGAAGAATCAAATATTACGTGAAAGAAGGCCAGCCCCTCCAACAGGGAGAGGAATTCGGATTTATAAAATTCGGCTCCAGAGTTGATATTTTTCTGCCCTTAAATGCTAAAGTGAATGTCGCCATTGGCCAGGTGACCAAAGGCGGACGCACGGTTATTGCTGAATTGGCGTAA
- a CDS encoding fatty acid desaturase, protein MNINLKFAPGRTDFFSTLNQRVNAYFKTNNIERTANREMVIKTVFMFSLFFVPYFILISGTVTNLWGMFGLCIVMGLGVAGIGLSVMHDANHGSYSSKQWVNNFLGISLNLIGGHALNWKVQHNVLHHTYTNIHDVDEDISPRGVLRMAPGSPWRPMHRFQHLYAWFFYGLLTLVWVLVKDFVRLIKYDKEGLLKKQKTSARAEWTAVIISKILYFAYTFAIPLILLPVTWWQVLIGFLVMHYIAGFILAIIFQPAHVIEGTEYPVPDDKGNLENNWAIHQMHTTTNFGHKNKLLSWYVGGLNYQVEHHLFPNVCHVHYRKLAPIVEETAKEFGVPYKSVDTFMQALVAHAKVMKELGAKPEFTPSMSLA, encoded by the coding sequence ATGAACATAAATCTCAAGTTTGCGCCCGGACGAACTGATTTTTTCTCTACTCTCAATCAGCGGGTCAACGCTTATTTCAAAACGAACAACATTGAACGCACGGCTAACCGTGAAATGGTGATCAAGACCGTATTCATGTTCTCCCTTTTCTTCGTGCCCTATTTTATCTTGATTTCAGGAACTGTCACAAATCTTTGGGGAATGTTTGGGCTTTGCATCGTCATGGGTTTGGGTGTTGCAGGAATAGGTTTGTCTGTAATGCATGATGCTAATCATGGCTCGTATTCAAGCAAGCAATGGGTGAACAATTTTCTGGGTATATCTTTAAACCTCATCGGTGGGCATGCACTCAACTGGAAAGTGCAGCACAATGTATTACATCATACCTATACCAACATTCATGATGTTGATGAGGATATCAGCCCTCGTGGCGTACTGCGAATGGCTCCCGGCTCGCCATGGCGACCAATGCACCGTTTTCAGCATCTCTATGCCTGGTTCTTCTATGGCCTGTTGACTTTGGTTTGGGTGCTTGTTAAAGACTTCGTCCGGCTGATTAAGTACGATAAGGAGGGGCTACTCAAAAAACAAAAGACTTCTGCCAGAGCCGAGTGGACTGCTGTTATCATTTCGAAAATACTCTACTTCGCTTACACTTTTGCAATACCGCTGATACTACTACCCGTCACCTGGTGGCAGGTCTTGATTGGTTTTTTGGTGATGCATTATATCGCTGGTTTTATTCTGGCGATCATCTTTCAACCAGCACACGTGATAGAGGGTACTGAATATCCAGTGCCTGATGACAAAGGTAATCTGGAAAACAACTGGGCCATTCACCAGATGCACACAACTACCAATTTTGGGCACAAGAATAAACTGCTATCATGGTATGTGGGCGGACTGAATTACCAGGTGGAGCATCACTTGTTCCCCAATGTTTGTCATGTTCACTACCGTAAGTTGGCACCAATCGTTGAAGAAACAGCAAAGGAATTCGGAGTTCCCTATAAATCAGTAGACACTTTCATGCAAGCCCTTGTTGCACACGCCAAGGTAATGAAAGAGCTTGGAGCTAAACCGGAATTTACTCCATCGATGAGTTTAGCTTAA
- the gmhB gene encoding D-glycero-alpha-D-manno-heptose-1,7-bisphosphate 7-phosphatase — protein MRPCVFLDRDGVLNEDNPNYTFEVKNFKIMPGVVETLHRLKTSGYVLVVVTNQSGIAQGLYTREQMDECHRYFQHFCGDLIDHFYFSPDHPTVSASLSRKPGTLLFEKAIARFDIDASKSWMVGDRGRDIVPARNLGIRTIQVGDEIEENEKADFMVAGLSEVCEIILS, from the coding sequence ATGAGACCTTGTGTTTTTCTTGACCGCGATGGTGTCCTTAATGAGGACAATCCCAACTATACCTTCGAAGTAAAAAATTTTAAAATCATGCCGGGAGTTGTTGAGACGCTGCATCGGCTTAAAACATCAGGGTATGTGCTCGTAGTTGTTACCAACCAATCTGGGATTGCTCAAGGCCTGTACACACGCGAACAGATGGACGAATGTCATCGTTACTTTCAGCATTTCTGTGGAGACTTGATTGATCATTTCTACTTTTCACCGGATCACCCAACGGTTTCCGCTTCTCTTTCGCGCAAACCCGGAACGCTGCTGTTTGAGAAGGCTATTGCCCGGTTCGATATAGATGCAAGCAAGTCCTGGATGGTTGGTGATCGTGGACGAGATATTGTGCCTGCTCGAAATCTTGGAATCAGGACTATTCAGGTTGGTGATGAAATTGAAGAAAATGAAAAAGCCGACTTTATGGTAGCCGGCCTTTCTGAAGTTTGTGAAATTATATTAAGCTAA
- a CDS encoding membrane protein has translation MFKKLKDFFLQKPHILLVIYTLLAVVATLQAYYGGIKKFENLPFDFTHYNNYIIFKQSFFHLLKGIDLYALYPSEYWDLYKYSPTFSLAFGTLAWMPDWAGLLFWNLLNAFVLYFGIQRLPLGTREKNIIMLVAVVELLTSLQNSQSNALIAGLIILAFGLMEKEDFFLGCLCIALTVYIKLFGLFAFAICLLYPQRWKMVGYSAAAMILLAVLPLMIIDFNQLRGCYESWWVLLQSDYVPNYLSLVGVIKSWFGLTASQNLVLLTGVILFLIPLTKIHFYKYVNFRMTFLAAVLLWIVVFNHKAESPTFIIAMAGVGVWGISSGIESRWRSFLVILAFVFTSLSPTDIFPNFIQDNFFEPWSVKTIPCIVIYFVCFFELSFKPNQFIDS, from the coding sequence ATGTTTAAAAAACTGAAAGATTTTTTCCTGCAAAAGCCTCATATTCTTTTAGTTATCTATACTTTGCTGGCTGTTGTTGCTACCCTGCAAGCGTATTACGGGGGAATCAAAAAATTTGAGAATCTGCCGTTTGATTTCACTCACTATAACAACTACATCATTTTTAAGCAGTCTTTTTTTCATTTGCTGAAGGGGATTGATCTGTATGCACTTTACCCCAGCGAATACTGGGATCTTTATAAATACAGCCCCACATTTTCTCTGGCTTTTGGTACACTCGCATGGATGCCCGATTGGGCTGGACTCTTATTCTGGAATCTGCTCAATGCCTTTGTATTGTATTTTGGAATTCAACGACTGCCGCTGGGCACGCGGGAAAAAAACATCATCATGCTCGTTGCTGTTGTCGAGTTACTCACCTCTTTACAAAACTCACAGAGCAATGCTCTAATTGCCGGCTTGATTATTCTTGCCTTCGGTTTAATGGAAAAGGAAGATTTTTTCCTGGGATGCCTATGTATTGCGCTCACGGTTTATATCAAATTGTTTGGCTTGTTTGCCTTCGCCATTTGTCTTCTCTATCCGCAGCGCTGGAAAATGGTTGGATATTCAGCAGCGGCAATGATTTTATTGGCAGTACTCCCATTGATGATAATCGACTTTAATCAATTGAGAGGTTGTTATGAAAGTTGGTGGGTACTCTTGCAGAGCGATTATGTCCCCAATTACCTTTCATTAGTCGGAGTTATAAAATCGTGGTTTGGTCTGACGGCCTCGCAAAATCTCGTATTGTTAACAGGTGTCATCCTTTTTTTAATCCCATTGACGAAAATTCATTTTTATAAGTATGTCAATTTCCGAATGACTTTCCTTGCGGCAGTTTTACTATGGATTGTAGTATTTAATCACAAGGCAGAATCCCCCACATTCATTATTGCAATGGCAGGCGTTGGAGTTTGGGGTATTTCATCTGGAATTGAAAGCAGGTGGCGTAGCTTTCTTGTTATACTGGCATTCGTTTTTACATCACTTTCGCCCACCGATATTTTTCCCAACTTTATTCAGGATAATTTCTTTGAGCCATGGTCTGTAAAAACAATTCCATGTATAGTCATTTATTTTGTTTGTTTTTTTGAACTGTCATTCAAGCCTAATCAATTTATCGACTCATGA